CATACCGATCATAATATTTATAAAGGAATGGAAGCAAGGCATATAATTTTTGCAGAAGGCTTTGGCATGCGTTCCAATCCTTACTTCAGCCATTTGCCATTAGAAGGGACAAAAGGGGAGATATTGGTTATAAGGGCACCATTGCTGCAGCTTGATGCCATTGTAAATGCAGGCGTTTTCATCCTCCCGATGGGTAATGACATTTATAAAGTAGGCGCTACCTATGAATGGCATGATAAAACCGATATCCCTACAGAAAAAGCAAGAAACGAGCTTATTGAGAGGCTTAACGACGTTATCACCTGTGATTATGAGATCATTTCTCAGCTTGCCGGAGTGCGCCCTACCACGAAGGACCGGAAGGCTCTTGTAGGTACCCATCCGGAATTTAAGAATGTACACCTCCTCAACGGCCTGGGTACACGTGGCGTTATTCTCGGCCCTGCCATGGCCAAAGAACTCTACAATTCGATTGAAATGGGAATACCTGTGCCACATGAAATTAACCTGGAGCGGTTTAGCAGAAAGATCATGCAATAGTGAAATTGCTTCCTTTGAAAATAGTACCTTTGCAAAAAATGGCAGTCTATATACTGCAATAAGAATTTAATTAATGCTGAACATACATAATTTATCGGTTTCCTTTGGGGGACCTATTTGTTTGAGGAAGTAACTTTCAGGCTCGGTGCCGGCGACAGGGTAGGGCTTGTAGGTAAAAACGGGGCGGGAAAATCAACCATGCTGAAAATACTTTCAGGCGATATTGCCCCTGATTCCGGTGTAATCGCTACCGAAAAAGAAGTGAAGATAGGATTCCTCAGGCAGGATATTGACTTTGTAAAAGGGCGTACAGTATTAGAAGAAGCCTATCAGGCATTTGTAGAAATAAAAGATGTTGAAGGTAAGATCGACGATATCAACCACCAGCTGGCAACACGTACAGATTATGAGAGCGAAGCCTATTCAAAACTGATAGAGGACCTAAGTGACCATACCCACCATTATGAAATACTGGGCGGCTATAATTATGTAGGTGATACCGAAAAGATTCTTTTAGGCCTTGGTTTTAAAAGAGAAGATTTCGACAAGGCAACTGATACCTTTTCCGGAGGGTGGCGTATGCGTATTGAGCTGGCAAAACTATTGCTTCAGTACAACGATGTACTATTGCTGGATGAACCTACCAACCACCTTGATATCGAGAGTATCATATGGCTGGAATCATTCCTGCGTACTTATCCCGGCGTGGTAATCATTGTATCGCACGACAAGATGTTCCTCGATAATGTGACTAACCGTACGATTGAAATATCCCTCGGGAAAATATACGATTTCAATAAGCCTTATACCCAATACCTTGACCTTCGCCATGAAATAAGGGAAAAGCAGCTCGCTACCCAGAAAAACCAGGAGAAGAAGATCGAGCAGACCGAAAAGCTCATCGAAAAATTCAGGGCGAAGGCCTCTAAGGCTTCCATGGCACAGTCGCTCATCAAAAAACTGGATAAGGTAGAGCGTATTGAAGTCGATGAAGACGACAATTCGGTAATGAACATCTCTTTCCCAGTTTCCATGACACCGGGACGTGTGGTGGTAGAGGCAGAGCACGTAGGCAAAAAATATGGCGAAAAGACAATCCTTAAAGATATCGACCTGCTTGTGGAACGCGGAAGCAAGATCGCTTTTGTGGGACAGAACGGGCAGGGGAAATCTACACTGATAAAAGCCATTACCAAAGACATTGACTATACCGGTGTAATAAAACTGGGCCACAATGTACAGCTGGGCTATTTTGCGCAGAACCAGGCAGAGTACCTGGATGGTGAAATTACACTGTTGGAGACGATGGAGCATGCAGCAACCGATACAAACCGCTCCAAAGTGCGGGATATGCTGGGTGCTTTCCTGTTCAGGGGCGATGATGTGGAGAAGAAGGTTAAAGTGCTTTCGGGAGGTGAAAGGAACCGCCTGGCGCTATGTAAGCTGCTCCTCCAGCCGATCAATGTGCTTGTGATGGATGAGCCGACCAACCACCTTGATATCAAGTCGAAAAATGTGTTGAAGGCTGCACTGCAAAAATTTGAAGGGACATTACTTTTGGTATCTCACGACAGGGATTTCCTCCAGGGAATGTCTAACATCGTATATGAATTCAAGGATCAGAAGATAAGGGAATACCTGGGGGACATCAACTTCTATTTGGAGCAGCGAAATATGCAAAATATGCGTGAGGTAGAAAAAAGAGACGTGGTTAAAGAGCAGCCCAAAGTTGTTGCGAAGCAGCCGGTATCTTACGAAGACCAAAAGAAAAATAAAACGCTCCAGAATAAGCTTAGTAAAATTGAAAGCCAGATACAGGAGCTTGAAAAAGAGATACAAAAAGACGATCGCGCCCTTGCCGAACACCCGGAAAAGCTGATGGGCGATGCATCCTTCTTTTCAGCATATGAAAAGAAAAAGAAGGATCTTGACGTCCTAATGGAAGAATGGGAAACCGTACAGGAAGAACTTGAAAATGCATAAAAAAGTCCCACAGATAAGTGGGACTTTTTGCTTAATTGCCGGTCTTTATTTCGACCTCTTTCTTCTTGTTGGTAATAATAACATTATTCTTTTTCTCGCCATCCTTGCTTTGTATGCTTACACCATCTTTACCGATACTTACGGATGTTCCGTCCGGGTCTTCCTTTTCAATTGTAGTAGAAGTCGTAGTTGTTGTAGTAGTATTGGCAGGAGCAACGGCCTGGGGCTTTGGAGCCGGTGACGGTGCAGGATCTTCAACCGGTGGCGGTGTTGCAGGCGGCATAGGTTCTTCTTTCTTTTTGCAGGATGCCAATAACGTTATGGCAAGTCCCGCCATTAAAATTACTTTTTTCATATTCTGTCTTTATGGTTATTAATGCAGTTTAAAATTAACCAATTTGTAAGGCATTATATATAAAACTATCTTAAATTTATGCAATTAGCCCGATTCGTTTAGAATGCGCTATAGCGTCGCTGCTGTCTTTGAAATAGCAGGCTGCTACACCCATAGATTCCATATTCTTTACTGCTTCCACGGCCTTTTCCTTTTTATGCCTCCCCGTCTGGCGAATGTACACAGCTTTAACTGTAACAGGGAATATTTTGCAGATCGCTTCATAAAGGTAGGGATCGTGCTGAGAGTCATCGCCTAATAGCGTGTACTGAAGATGCGGGTAAAATTCCAGTATGTGCTTTATCTTATCGAATTTATGGTTGTGGTTGCCGCGCCCGGTGACGAAAAAATCCATCAGGCTTGTCTTAATGTCTTTCAGCAACAGCACGGCGCGTGGCAGCTCATGCTTTTCCGTAAACTTCACGATAAAGCTGTAGAGGTTCCATTCACTGCTGGACACGTAAAAAAAAGCATTTGTTTCTTGCTTGGCATTCCGGCCTGCAGTGCTTAACGCCTGGTAATGCGGCACAACATCGTCAAATATCTTTCGTTTGTTGATGTTCTTCCATAACAATATGTATATTTTTTTAAAAGCATTACGCGTATGCGATACCAAAAAAGTATCATCAATATCCGATATAAAGCCGAGGTCCCCCTCATATGGCCTGATGTAGCTTCCTTTTTCCCGGATTTCTTCGCCATCATGATAGGTGCTTACATAATAATCCGTCCATCCGTACACCAGCTGTTCCTTTAACGGGATGCAGAATTTAAAATAACCATCCTCAAGCGCTTTGGTATGGATTTTCATTCCGTTGTGTTCAAGGTAAACGTCGGCATTGGGAATCGTCTTTATGCGAAACATCCTGATGATGGATTTTGCATTTTTGAAACGCTTCTTCTCAAACTCATAATCACTTGCCGTATTTGGCCTGAAGACATGTCCGAAAACAATCAGTTCCCCCTCGTTGGCATAACCACGGTAAAGTTTTAAAACTGGTTTCATGAAAATTTATAAATTTGATAAGAGATTCCTTATTCTATTTTTCTAAATTTAATAAAAAAATCAGGATGGATACCCTAAAGAAATGTTTATTGATTGTTAATCCGATTGCAGGCGGGAATGATAAGACGGAATTGGTGGCTGCCGCGCGGGAATATGCGGATAATGAAGGGGTAGAATTGATTGAATTCGAGACCACAGGCAAGGAAGATGAAAAAGAAATAATGTCGCTGTATAAAGAGCACAAGCCCGGCCGCATACTGGTTGTCGGTGGCGATGGTACTGTAAAAATGGTTGCCGAAGCAGTAGAGAACAATGATGTTATAATCGGTGTACTCCCGGCGGGATCGGCTAACGGGCTGTCGGTTGACCTTAATCTTCCTGCCGATGTACAGGAAAATCTAAGGATCGCATTCCATGGCAATGTGATGGAGATGGACATGGTATGTATCAACGGTAAAAAAAGCCTTCACCTTAGCGATATTGGCGTAAATGCCGAACTTATCCGTAATTATGAAGGCAGTTCAATACGTGGTAAGCTGGGTTATGCGC
Above is a genomic segment from Flavobacterium album containing:
- a CDS encoding NAD(P)/FAD-dependent oxidoreductase — translated: MKDYIIVGGGLAGISFVETAYTNGKSFIVVSDSSQNSSLVAAGIYNPVILKRLRLNQNAAEHVECMEPFYKRIEKRLGVKFDFEIPVYRKFASVEEQNDWFNAADKPVLGHFLSTSLIHTQYEYLPAPFGFGKVLHTGYMDTSILINAYHDFLTISGSLLNETFDHDALDIHTDHNIYKGMEARHIIFAEGFGMRSNPYFSHLPLEGTKGEILVIRAPLLQLDAIVNAGVFILPMGNDIYKVGATYEWHDKTDIPTEKARNELIERLNDVITCDYEIISQLAGVRPTTKDRKALVGTHPEFKNVHLLNGLGTRGVILGPAMAKELYNSIEMGIPVPHEINLERFSRKIMQ
- a CDS encoding App1 family protein; this encodes MKPVLKLYRGYANEGELIVFGHVFRPNTASDYEFEKKRFKNAKSIIRMFRIKTIPNADVYLEHNGMKIHTKALEDGYFKFCIPLKEQLVYGWTDYYVSTYHDGEEIREKGSYIRPYEGDLGFISDIDDTFLVSHTRNAFKKIYILLWKNINKRKIFDDVVPHYQALSTAGRNAKQETNAFFYVSSSEWNLYSFIVKFTEKHELPRAVLLLKDIKTSLMDFFVTGRGNHNHKFDKIKHILEFYPHLQYTLLGDDSQHDPYLYEAICKIFPVTVKAVYIRQTGRHKKEKAVEAVKNMESMGVAACYFKDSSDAIAHSKRIGLIA
- a CDS encoding diacylglycerol/lipid kinase family protein, with protein sequence MDTLKKCLLIVNPIAGGNDKTELVAAAREYADNEGVELIEFETTGKEDEKEIMSLYKEHKPGRILVVGGDGTVKMVAEAVENNDVIIGVLPAGSANGLSVDLNLPADVQENLRIAFHGNVMEMDMVCINGKKSLHLSDIGVNAELIRNYEGSSIRGKLGYALQAISTLTDLDPPFHVKIEANNKTIETEARMVVIANTQRYGTGVTINPVGKMDDGKFEVVILKSMDVFLIGKIIAGKIPLDSEEDVEIISTEEALITTNVPVCFQIDGEYCGEEERLEVKILHRQMKVAVP